One Meles meles chromosome 13, mMelMel3.1 paternal haplotype, whole genome shotgun sequence DNA segment encodes these proteins:
- the NEURL1 gene encoding E3 ubiquitin-protein ligase NEURL1 isoform X2, whose translation MGAQITRSNLHDSIGGPFPVTSHRRHHKQEHCAPGPPGGGLPATPLLFHPHTKGSQILMDLSHKAVKRQASFCNAITFSNRPVLIYEQVRLKITKKQCCWSGALRLGFTSKDPSRIHPDSLPKYACPDLVSQSGFWAKALPEEFANEGNIIAFWVDKKGRVFYRINDSAAMLFFNGVRTADPLWALVDVYGLTRGVQLLDSELVLPDCLRPRSFTALRRPSLRRDADEARLSVSLCDLNVPGAEGAEGDEAAPAAGCPIPQNSLNSQHSRALPAQLDGDLRFHALRAGAHVRILDEQTVARLEHGRDERALVFTNRPVRVAETIFIKVTRSSGARPGALSFGVTTCDPGTLRPADLPFSPEALADRKEFWAVCRVPGPLHSGDILGLVVNADGELHLSHNGAAVGMQLCVDATQPLWMLFGLHGAITQIRILGSTILAERGIPSLSCSPASTPTSPSALGSRLSDPLLSTCSSGPLGSSSGGTAPNSPVSLPESPVTPGTGQWSDECTICYEHAVDTVIYTCGHMCLCYACGLRLKKALHACCPICRRPIKDIIKTYRSS comes from the exons ATGGGGGCACAGATCACCCGGAGCAACCTCCACG ACTCCATCGGGGGCCCCTTCCCTGTCACCTCTCACCGACGCCACCACAAGCAGGAGCACTGTGCTCCGGGACCACCTGGCGGGGGGCTCCCAGCCACGCCACTGCTCTTCCACCCGCACACCAAGGGCTCCCAGATCCTCATGGACCTCAGCCACAAGGCCGTCAAGAGGCAGGCCAGCTTCTGCAATGCCATCACCTTCAGCAACCGCCCGGTCCTCATCTACGAGCAAGTCAGGCTGAAG ATCACCAAGAAGCAGTGCTGCTGGAGTGGGGCGCTGCGGCTGGGCTTCACGAGCAAGGACCCATCCCGCATCCACCCTGACTCCCTGCCCAAGTACGCCTGCCCCGACCTGGTGTCCCAGAGTGGCTTCTGGGCCAAGGCGCTGCCCGAGGAGTTTGCCAACGAGGGCAACATCATCGCTTTCTGGGTGGACAAGAAGGGCCGCGTATTCTACCGCATCAACGACTCAGCTGCCATGCTCTTCTTCAACGGGGTCCGCACGGCCGACCCGCTCTGGGCCCTGGTGGACGTCTACGGCCTCACGCGGGGCGTCCAGCTGCTCG ACAGCGAGTTGGTGCTCCCGGACTGCCTGCGGCCGCGCTCCTTCACCGCCCTGCGGCGGCCATCCCTGCGGCGCGACGCCGACGAGGCGCGCCTCTCCGTGAGCCTGTGCGACCTCAACGTGCCGGGCGCCGAGGGCGCCGAGGGCGACGAGGCCGCGCCGGCCGCCGGCTGCCCCATCCCGCAGAACTCGCTCAACTCGCAGCACAGCCGCGCGCTGCCCGCGCAGCTCGACGGCGACCTGCGCTTCCACGCGCTGCGCGCCGGGGCGCACGTGCGGATCCTGGACGAGCAGACCGTGGCGCGCCTGGAGCACGGGCGCGACGAGCGCGCGCTCGTCTTTACCAACAGGCCCGTGCGCGTGGCCGAGACCATCTTCATCAAGGTCACGCGCTCGAGCGGCGCGCGGCCCGGGGCGCTCTCCTTTGGCGTCACCACGTGCGACCCCGGCACGCTGCGGCCCGCGGACCTGCCCTTCAGCCCCGAGGCCCTGGCGGACCGCAAGGAGTTCTGGGCCGTGTGCCGCGTGCCGGGGCCCCTGCACAGCGGCGACATCCTGGGCCTGGTGGTCAACGCCGACGGCGAGCTTCACCTCAGCCACAACGGCGCCGCGGTGGGCATGCAGCTGTGCGTGGACGCCACGCAGCCGCTCTGGATGCTCTTCGGCCTGCACGGAGCCATCACGCAGATCCGCATCCTCG gCTCCACCATCCTGGCAGAGCGGGGCATCCCATCACTGTCCTGCTCCCCTGCCTCCACACCAACCTCGCCCAGTGCCCTGGGCAGCCGCCTCTCCGACCCCTTGCTCAGCACGTGCAGCTCCGGACCGCTGGGGAGCTCTTCGGGCG GGACAGCCCCCAACTCTCCAGTAAGCCTGCCCGAATCACCAGTAACCCCAGGCACAGGACAGTGGAGCGATGAGTGCACCATTTGCTATGAGCATGCCGTGGACACGGTCATCTACACGTGTGGTCACATGTGCCTCTGCTATGCCTGTGGCCTGCGCCTCAAGAAGGCCCTGCACGCCTGCTGCCCCATCTGCCGCCGCCCCATCAAGGACATTATCAAGACCTACCGCAGCTCCTAG
- the NEURL1 gene encoding E3 ubiquitin-protein ligase NEURL1 isoform X1 yields MGNNFSSIPSLPRGNPSRAPRGHPQTLKDSIGGPFPVTSHRRHHKQEHCAPGPPGGGLPATPLLFHPHTKGSQILMDLSHKAVKRQASFCNAITFSNRPVLIYEQVRLKITKKQCCWSGALRLGFTSKDPSRIHPDSLPKYACPDLVSQSGFWAKALPEEFANEGNIIAFWVDKKGRVFYRINDSAAMLFFNGVRTADPLWALVDVYGLTRGVQLLDSELVLPDCLRPRSFTALRRPSLRRDADEARLSVSLCDLNVPGAEGAEGDEAAPAAGCPIPQNSLNSQHSRALPAQLDGDLRFHALRAGAHVRILDEQTVARLEHGRDERALVFTNRPVRVAETIFIKVTRSSGARPGALSFGVTTCDPGTLRPADLPFSPEALADRKEFWAVCRVPGPLHSGDILGLVVNADGELHLSHNGAAVGMQLCVDATQPLWMLFGLHGAITQIRILGSTILAERGIPSLSCSPASTPTSPSALGSRLSDPLLSTCSSGPLGSSSGGTAPNSPVSLPESPVTPGTGQWSDECTICYEHAVDTVIYTCGHMCLCYACGLRLKKALHACCPICRRPIKDIIKTYRSS; encoded by the exons ACTCCATCGGGGGCCCCTTCCCTGTCACCTCTCACCGACGCCACCACAAGCAGGAGCACTGTGCTCCGGGACCACCTGGCGGGGGGCTCCCAGCCACGCCACTGCTCTTCCACCCGCACACCAAGGGCTCCCAGATCCTCATGGACCTCAGCCACAAGGCCGTCAAGAGGCAGGCCAGCTTCTGCAATGCCATCACCTTCAGCAACCGCCCGGTCCTCATCTACGAGCAAGTCAGGCTGAAG ATCACCAAGAAGCAGTGCTGCTGGAGTGGGGCGCTGCGGCTGGGCTTCACGAGCAAGGACCCATCCCGCATCCACCCTGACTCCCTGCCCAAGTACGCCTGCCCCGACCTGGTGTCCCAGAGTGGCTTCTGGGCCAAGGCGCTGCCCGAGGAGTTTGCCAACGAGGGCAACATCATCGCTTTCTGGGTGGACAAGAAGGGCCGCGTATTCTACCGCATCAACGACTCAGCTGCCATGCTCTTCTTCAACGGGGTCCGCACGGCCGACCCGCTCTGGGCCCTGGTGGACGTCTACGGCCTCACGCGGGGCGTCCAGCTGCTCG ACAGCGAGTTGGTGCTCCCGGACTGCCTGCGGCCGCGCTCCTTCACCGCCCTGCGGCGGCCATCCCTGCGGCGCGACGCCGACGAGGCGCGCCTCTCCGTGAGCCTGTGCGACCTCAACGTGCCGGGCGCCGAGGGCGCCGAGGGCGACGAGGCCGCGCCGGCCGCCGGCTGCCCCATCCCGCAGAACTCGCTCAACTCGCAGCACAGCCGCGCGCTGCCCGCGCAGCTCGACGGCGACCTGCGCTTCCACGCGCTGCGCGCCGGGGCGCACGTGCGGATCCTGGACGAGCAGACCGTGGCGCGCCTGGAGCACGGGCGCGACGAGCGCGCGCTCGTCTTTACCAACAGGCCCGTGCGCGTGGCCGAGACCATCTTCATCAAGGTCACGCGCTCGAGCGGCGCGCGGCCCGGGGCGCTCTCCTTTGGCGTCACCACGTGCGACCCCGGCACGCTGCGGCCCGCGGACCTGCCCTTCAGCCCCGAGGCCCTGGCGGACCGCAAGGAGTTCTGGGCCGTGTGCCGCGTGCCGGGGCCCCTGCACAGCGGCGACATCCTGGGCCTGGTGGTCAACGCCGACGGCGAGCTTCACCTCAGCCACAACGGCGCCGCGGTGGGCATGCAGCTGTGCGTGGACGCCACGCAGCCGCTCTGGATGCTCTTCGGCCTGCACGGAGCCATCACGCAGATCCGCATCCTCG gCTCCACCATCCTGGCAGAGCGGGGCATCCCATCACTGTCCTGCTCCCCTGCCTCCACACCAACCTCGCCCAGTGCCCTGGGCAGCCGCCTCTCCGACCCCTTGCTCAGCACGTGCAGCTCCGGACCGCTGGGGAGCTCTTCGGGCG GGACAGCCCCCAACTCTCCAGTAAGCCTGCCCGAATCACCAGTAACCCCAGGCACAGGACAGTGGAGCGATGAGTGCACCATTTGCTATGAGCATGCCGTGGACACGGTCATCTACACGTGTGGTCACATGTGCCTCTGCTATGCCTGTGGCCTGCGCCTCAAGAAGGCCCTGCACGCCTGCTGCCCCATCTGCCGCCGCCCCATCAAGGACATTATCAAGACCTACCGCAGCTCCTAG